One window of Deltaproteobacteria bacterium genomic DNA carries:
- a CDS encoding efflux RND transporter permease subunit — translation MILTDLSIKHRTTVFVLVLFITIAGLHSYLTLPREAAPDITIPYIIITTSYEGVAPSDMETLVTVPLEKKLKGIGDVEEIKSVSAEGVSTITIKFFPKVVIDDALQKVRDKVDQVKPELPVDADEPEVKEINFSEWPIIVLNVSGNTSLLGLKNIAEDLEDRIEAIPGVLDATVIGGLEREIRVEFDIDRVAAYKIPFSRIIQTVERGNVNLPGGSLDIGKGKYLLRVPGDFKSPAEIQNLVVLVRNGKPIYLRDVARIIDGFKDRTSYSRVNGKESVTVSVQKRSGENVIRITNQVKRIVREFQRRLPGGIELAVTSDQSKDIRTMMRDLQNNILSGLVLVLVVIFVFIGGLSAIFVAMAIPLSMLISFGILQSLGMTLNMVVLFSLILALGMLVDNGIVIVENIYRHMQEGEGRLRAALNGTTEVGWPVITSTLTTLCAFFPMLFWPGIMGRFMSFLPKTLMIALSASLFVALVVNPTFCAVFLKAKEGGTLGGGRPWIIGFYERFLRWVLGHRGLFLVSAFVMLVVSFVAFALWGKGVEFFPQVEPNRAFVTVKAPEGTNLEASDELVRPIEKQLMSYRDIQFVIANVGAGGALGEPGGGTHVSRVSMDFVDAGERKRKSSEIIKEARRIFRTMVGAEITVKKEEHGPPTGMPVNLEISGDDFKTLGAIARQVRERIKDVPGIVDLKDDYVLGKPEIRVEIDKEKASLLGLDTLTIANTVKAAINGVKAGVYRVLDEEIDIIARLPDKDRHSISDIERLTISDDRGRPIPLTSVARVVVSSGLGSINRIDQKRVVTVQSDVAGRLTDAVLRDVKQRLSDLKLPRGYSISYTGQRKEEKKAQAFLSKAFLAAIFLISLVLITQFDSISLPLIIMTSVLLSLIGVFWGLLVTGLPFGVLMTGIGVISLAGVVVNNAIVLIDYIGQLRDRGLGVAQALVQACTVRFRPVMLTAITTILGLIPMATGVSFDFTRLRWDVGGESSQWWGPMAVAVIFGLAVATVLTLGVVPALYSVLESSRSRLKKAPAA, via the coding sequence ATGATCCTTACCGATCTTTCCATCAAACACAGGACCACTGTCTTTGTCCTCGTCCTCTTCATCACCATCGCAGGCCTCCACAGCTACCTGACTCTCCCCAGGGAGGCCGCCCCGGATATCACCATCCCTTACATCATCATTACGACTTCCTATGAAGGAGTCGCCCCTTCGGACATGGAGACCCTCGTCACCGTTCCCCTGGAGAAGAAACTCAAGGGGATCGGGGACGTGGAAGAGATCAAGTCCGTCTCGGCCGAGGGTGTCTCCACCATCACCATCAAGTTCTTTCCCAAGGTCGTGATCGACGATGCACTCCAGAAGGTCAGGGACAAGGTGGACCAGGTCAAACCCGAGCTGCCCGTCGATGCGGACGAGCCGGAGGTCAAGGAGATCAACTTCTCCGAGTGGCCCATCATTGTGCTCAATGTTTCCGGGAACACCAGCCTCCTCGGACTCAAGAACATCGCCGAGGATCTCGAGGACCGTATCGAGGCCATTCCGGGGGTTCTCGACGCCACCGTCATAGGCGGTCTTGAGCGGGAGATCCGGGTCGAATTCGACATCGATCGGGTGGCTGCCTACAAGATCCCCTTCAGCCGAATCATTCAAACCGTGGAAAGGGGAAACGTCAACCTGCCTGGGGGGAGCCTCGATATCGGCAAAGGCAAGTATCTCCTGAGGGTCCCTGGAGATTTCAAGTCTCCCGCGGAGATCCAGAACCTCGTGGTTCTTGTCAGAAACGGAAAACCCATCTACCTTCGGGACGTTGCCAGAATCATCGACGGATTCAAGGACAGGACGAGCTACTCGAGGGTCAATGGGAAGGAGAGCGTGACGGTCTCCGTTCAGAAGCGCTCGGGCGAGAACGTCATCCGTATCACCAACCAGGTGAAGAGGATAGTCAGGGAGTTTCAGAGGAGGCTTCCCGGGGGGATCGAGCTGGCCGTAACCTCGGACCAATCCAAGGATATCCGCACCATGATGAGGGACCTGCAGAACAACATACTCTCAGGCCTTGTCCTGGTGCTTGTGGTGATTTTTGTCTTCATCGGGGGTCTGAGCGCCATCTTCGTGGCCATGGCGATCCCCCTGTCCATGCTGATCTCCTTCGGTATTCTGCAGAGCCTCGGTATGACACTCAATATGGTGGTTCTGTTCAGCCTGATTCTCGCCCTCGGCATGCTCGTTGACAACGGCATCGTGATCGTGGAGAACATATATCGCCACATGCAGGAGGGAGAGGGCCGCCTCCGGGCAGCCCTCAACGGAACCACCGAGGTGGGTTGGCCGGTCATCACATCCACCCTGACCACCCTGTGTGCCTTTTTCCCCATGCTGTTCTGGCCCGGAATCATGGGGAGATTCATGAGCTTTCTGCCCAAGACTCTCATGATAGCCCTTTCCGCCTCCCTTTTTGTGGCCCTGGTGGTCAATCCGACCTTCTGCGCGGTCTTTCTCAAGGCAAAAGAAGGCGGTACCCTGGGCGGAGGCAGGCCGTGGATCATAGGGTTTTACGAGAGGTTTCTCCGATGGGTTCTTGGCCACAGGGGGTTGTTCCTGGTTTCCGCCTTTGTCATGCTCGTGGTTTCCTTTGTCGCCTTCGCCCTGTGGGGAAAGGGAGTCGAGTTTTTTCCCCAGGTGGAACCGAATCGGGCCTTTGTGACGGTCAAGGCCCCTGAGGGGACCAACCTCGAGGCCTCCGACGAGCTGGTCAGACCCATCGAAAAGCAGCTCATGTCGTATCGGGATATTCAGTTCGTGATTGCCAATGTGGGGGCAGGAGGAGCGCTGGGAGAACCTGGAGGTGGTACCCATGTGAGCAGGGTCTCAATGGATTTTGTCGATGCCGGAGAAAGAAAGAGGAAGTCCTCGGAGATCATCAAGGAGGCGAGAAGGATCTTCCGCACCATGGTGGGCGCCGAGATAACGGTCAAGAAGGAAGAGCACGGACCGCCCACAGGCATGCCGGTCAACCTGGAGATATCGGGTGACGATTTCAAAACCCTGGGCGCCATTGCCAGGCAGGTACGGGAGAGGATCAAGGATGTTCCCGGCATCGTAGACCTCAAGGACGACTATGTGCTGGGAAAGCCTGAGATCCGGGTCGAGATAGACAAGGAGAAGGCCTCTCTCCTGGGCCTGGACACCCTAACCATAGCCAACACGGTGAAGGCGGCGATCAACGGTGTCAAGGCAGGAGTCTACCGGGTCCTGGACGAGGAGATCGATATCATTGCGAGACTTCCTGACAAGGACAGGCACAGTATCTCGGATATCGAACGGCTCACCATCTCCGACGACAGGGGCCGTCCCATCCCGCTCACCAGTGTTGCCAGGGTCGTCGTATCGAGCGGCCTTGGGTCCATCAACCGGATCGACCAGAAAAGGGTCGTGACCGTCCAGTCCGATGTGGCGGGCCGCCTTACAGATGCGGTCCTCCGCGATGTCAAACAGCGGCTCTCCGATCTGAAACTCCCCAGGGGCTATTCGATCTCCTACACGGGCCAGCGGAAGGAGGAGAAGAAGGCACAGGCTTTTCTGAGTAAGGCCTTTCTGGCCGCAATCTTTCTCATCTCCCTCGTCCTGATCACCCAGTTCGACTCCATCAGTCTCCCCCTGATCATCATGACCTCCGTGCTCCTCTCCCTGATCGGTGTCTTTTGGGGCCTCCTCGTCACGGGCCTTCCCTTCGGGGTGCTCATGACCGGTATCGGTGTGATAAGTCTGGCCGGGGTGGTGGTGAACAACGCCATCGTCCTTATCGACTACATCGGCCAGCTCCGGGACCGGGGGCTCGGTGTCGCCCAGGCCCTGGTTCAGGCCTGCACGGTCCGGTTCAGGCCGGTCATGCTGACGGCCATAACCACTATCCTGGGGCTGATCCCCATGGCCACAGGGGTGAGTTTCGACTTCACCCGGCTGCGGTGGGACGTCGGCGGCGAGAGCAGCCAGTGGTGGGGGCCCATGGCCGTGGCGGTGATCTTCGGGTTGGCCGTGGCCACGGTTCTGACCCTCGGTGTGGTACCCGCCCTCTACTCGGTGCTGGAGAGCTCCCGGAGTCGACTCAAGAAAGCCCCGGCAGCATAA
- a CDS encoding TetR/AcrR family transcriptional regulator: MTGEVLRDEQNARERLLESAMELFAEKGYEGVSVREIVQGAKVTKPVLYYYFGNKEGLYQTLVEEALETYRGVLEIAMSKKRTVLEQLVEMVSLQLDFCQKNQRLVRFIYSVLFNPPVSAPPYDFDRFYQANLTALKEIVNRGVEKGELEKRSIEEVAFLLLGLVNIHAMNQIFSQGTKIPEEVVQKGVEIVYQGIRRTRGRDR; encoded by the coding sequence ATGACGGGAGAGGTCCTTCGGGACGAGCAGAACGCCAGGGAGAGGCTTCTTGAGAGCGCCATGGAGCTGTTTGCCGAGAAGGGGTACGAGGGGGTTTCCGTCAGAGAGATCGTCCAGGGGGCCAAGGTGACCAAGCCCGTCCTCTACTACTATTTCGGGAACAAGGAGGGCCTGTACCAGACCCTGGTGGAAGAGGCCCTCGAGACCTACCGGGGGGTCCTCGAGATAGCGATGTCGAAAAAGAGGACAGTCCTGGAGCAGCTGGTCGAGATGGTGAGCCTCCAGCTCGATTTCTGCCAGAAGAACCAGAGGCTGGTTCGATTCATCTACTCGGTCCTGTTCAATCCCCCGGTCTCTGCGCCGCCCTATGATTTTGACCGGTTCTACCAGGCCAACCTCACGGCCCTCAAAGAGATCGTGAACAGAGGGGTTGAGAAGGGGGAGTTGGAGAAGCGGAGCATAGAGGAGGTGGCATTTCTTCTTCTAGGTCTGGTGAACATCCACGCTATGAACCAGATTTTCAGCCAGGGGACAAAGATCCCGGAAGAGGTGGTCCAGAAGGGTGTTGAGATCGTCTATCAGGGGATCAGGAGAACCCGCGGAAGGGATCGATGA
- a CDS encoding ABC transporter permease has translation MARMTRKGLILYTFKRNKTSIVGAVMAVTIVCLALLAPWVSPYDPIDQNVKVQYSPPSRSHLCGTDGYGRDEFSRILWGSRVSLVVGIASVLFSMVFGIPLGVVAGYKGGRADTLVSRFNDIFMSFPIVIFGLLILAIMGPGLLKIIIAIGVALTPRIARLARGSTLSLREMPYIEAARAVGQSDGKIILLHVLPNISGDILVMGTLWIATAIIVEASLSFIGLGVRPPTPSWGSMIRAGLDQLTNAPWLSMFPGLAIFLTVFSFNLIADGLRDIADPKLRG, from the coding sequence ATGGCCCGAATGACCCGGAAAGGGCTTATCCTCTATACCTTCAAGCGAAACAAGACCTCCATCGTGGGCGCCGTCATGGCGGTCACCATAGTCTGTCTGGCTCTCCTGGCCCCATGGGTCTCTCCCTACGACCCGATCGATCAAAACGTCAAGGTCCAGTATTCGCCTCCCTCCCGCTCCCATCTTTGCGGTACCGATGGATACGGGAGAGACGAGTTCTCGCGGATCCTCTGGGGGTCGAGGGTCTCCCTGGTGGTCGGCATAGCTTCGGTCCTCTTCAGCATGGTCTTCGGCATCCCTCTCGGTGTCGTGGCCGGCTACAAGGGGGGGAGGGCGGACACTTTGGTCTCCCGATTCAACGACATATTCATGTCCTTTCCCATTGTCATATTCGGGCTTCTCATCCTCGCCATCATGGGGCCGGGGCTCCTGAAGATCATCATAGCCATCGGGGTGGCCCTCACCCCTCGGATCGCCCGGCTGGCCAGGGGTTCGACCCTCTCCCTCAGGGAGATGCCCTATATTGAAGCGGCAAGGGCGGTCGGGCAGAGTGACGGCAAGATAATCCTTCTCCACGTGCTTCCCAACATCTCCGGTGACATCCTGGTCATGGGCACACTCTGGATCGCCACGGCGATCATAGTGGAGGCAAGCTTGAGTTTTATCGGCCTCGGAGTCCGCCCCCCCACACCGAGTTGGGGTTCCATGATTCGCGCCGGTCTCGATCAACTCACCAATGCGCCCTGGCTCTCCATGTTTCCGGGTCTCGCCATCTTCCTGACCGTTTTCTCCTTCAACCTGATCGCCGACGGTCTCAGGGACATCGCCGATCCCAAACTCCGCGGGTGA
- a CDS encoding polyamine ABC transporter substrate-binding protein, which translates to MRLRYFLVFFLVFLLAGALCPVPSNAREQVVRVALKASDIRSIDPHYGTTTLDYACIDPMFNALVRFKPGDIDPEKIEPDLAEGWNVSPDGLVWTFYLRRGVKFHKGYGEMTAEDVKFSLEKAANKDSSGFAKDFDALQKVEVLDRYTVRLTFKEKIPSVLGLLTDYHGGYIVSKKAVEEMGLEKFKTNPIGTGPFMLEEYFPKQKLIEVRNDDYFRGRPLLDRIEFWFMPDASSREMAFRKGEIDLCEGEREQAWIDKMKKVPGTIVDVFGPGETLTLHFNTTKKPLDDIRVRRALAYAISRDELMEFLGKDVTEPLVSPIPTSYLGGTTDVPLYRYNPEKAKALLKAAGLGKGFTLKEVITEMSDYRRPMEQIQAQLRRVGVNLQMDVITHSAYHQQIRKDVNPIVLYVCARFPTADPILTQFYHSKSIVGTPRGITNFSHYDKIDDLIEEARRETNVEKQKALWAKAQRKILEDAVAYPLCITKFVFARKDYVDLGYQMKSTLTLVDTIKFNTRILEK; encoded by the coding sequence ATGAGACTGCGTTACTTTCTTGTTTTTTTCTTGGTGTTTCTTCTCGCGGGAGCTTTGTGCCCGGTGCCTTCAAATGCGAGGGAACAGGTGGTGCGGGTGGCCCTGAAGGCCTCGGACATCAGGTCGATCGATCCTCACTACGGAACAACCACCCTTGACTATGCCTGTATCGACCCCATGTTCAACGCCCTTGTCCGATTCAAACCGGGCGACATCGATCCTGAGAAGATCGAGCCGGATCTGGCAGAGGGGTGGAACGTCTCCCCTGATGGACTGGTCTGGACATTCTACCTGCGAAGGGGCGTAAAATTCCACAAGGGTTACGGCGAGATGACTGCGGAGGACGTGAAATTCTCCCTGGAGAAGGCCGCAAACAAGGACTCCTCGGGTTTTGCCAAGGATTTCGACGCCCTCCAAAAGGTGGAGGTCCTCGACCGGTACACGGTGCGGCTCACCTTCAAGGAGAAGATCCCCTCGGTCCTCGGGCTTCTCACGGACTACCACGGCGGGTACATCGTCTCCAAGAAGGCGGTCGAGGAGATGGGCCTCGAGAAGTTCAAGACCAATCCCATCGGTACGGGACCGTTCATGCTCGAGGAGTATTTCCCCAAGCAGAAACTCATCGAGGTCAGGAACGATGACTACTTCAGGGGCAGGCCCCTTCTCGACAGGATCGAGTTCTGGTTCATGCCTGATGCCAGCAGCAGGGAGATGGCCTTCCGCAAGGGTGAGATCGATCTCTGCGAAGGTGAAAGGGAGCAGGCCTGGATCGACAAGATGAAGAAGGTACCCGGGACGATCGTTGACGTGTTCGGCCCGGGCGAGACCCTGACACTCCACTTCAACACGACCAAGAAGCCCCTCGACGACATCCGGGTCAGAAGGGCCCTGGCCTATGCCATAAGCCGGGACGAACTGATGGAATTTCTTGGAAAAGACGTGACCGAGCCCCTGGTTTCACCCATCCCTACCAGCTATCTGGGAGGGACGACGGACGTGCCCCTTTACAGGTACAATCCTGAGAAGGCAAAGGCGCTGCTCAAGGCTGCGGGGCTCGGGAAGGGCTTCACCCTCAAAGAGGTTATCACCGAGATGTCCGATTACCGCCGCCCCATGGAGCAGATCCAGGCCCAACTGAGAAGGGTGGGTGTCAATCTGCAGATGGACGTCATCACCCACAGTGCCTATCACCAGCAGATCCGGAAGGACGTCAATCCGATAGTTCTGTACGTTTGTGCCCGCTTTCCCACGGCCGATCCCATTCTCACACAGTTTTACCATTCAAAATCGATCGTGGGGACGCCGAGGGGAATCACCAACTTCTCCCACTACGACAAGATCGATGATCTTATCGAAGAGGCGAGGCGGGAGACCAACGTGGAGAAGCAGAAGGCCCTGTGGGCCAAGGCCCAGAGGAAGATCCTCGAAGATGCGGTGGCCTATCCCCTCTGCATAACCAAGTTCGTCTTTGCCAGGAAGGATTACGTGGACCTCGGCTACCAGATGAAGTCCACCCTTACCCTGGTGGATACCATCAAGTTCAACACCCGGATCCTGGAGAAGTAG
- a CDS encoding efflux RND transporter periplasmic adaptor subunit: MKGRSILLVAVVALILSLFLILSGCGERGAAEKPPPERVTNVVVLPVVPTLVRDQITLPGNVEPWEDIRISAEVSGNIEWIGPKEGDRVRKGQILIRIDTETLKAEVGKAEALYLLKKHQVERRRELYEKGFISKEQLDLAVTERDSALRNLEVTRIRLSKGTIRSPINGLVNSIPVDPGEYVKIGDPLMNLVRVDRVKLVAAVPEMDVPFVRLSQKVRVTLDALGGEAFEGDIIYLSPKGDTVTRTFTMKVALDNPSFRIKPGMIGRVTVVKRTFPNAIAIPLFAVLDRGDRKVVFVEDHGIARERTVRFGVIENSRIQILQGLSPGDRLIVKGHRGLSDGDKVAVRGIVR; encoded by the coding sequence ATGAAAGGTCGCAGCATCTTGCTCGTTGCAGTCGTAGCCCTCATACTCTCTCTGTTCCTAATCCTCTCTGGATGCGGTGAGAGGGGAGCGGCAGAGAAGCCTCCACCGGAAAGGGTGACCAACGTCGTCGTGCTTCCCGTGGTACCCACCTTGGTGAGAGACCAGATCACCTTGCCCGGCAACGTCGAACCCTGGGAGGACATCAGGATCAGTGCCGAGGTTTCCGGCAATATCGAGTGGATCGGCCCCAAAGAGGGTGACAGGGTTCGGAAGGGGCAGATCCTGATCCGAATCGATACCGAGACCCTCAAGGCCGAGGTTGGGAAAGCCGAGGCCCTCTATCTCCTGAAAAAGCATCAGGTCGAAAGGCGGCGGGAGTTGTACGAGAAGGGCTTCATCTCCAAGGAGCAACTCGACCTGGCCGTGACAGAGCGGGATTCTGCACTGAGAAACCTCGAGGTCACCAGAATCCGGCTTTCCAAGGGGACCATCCGCTCCCCCATCAATGGGTTGGTCAACAGCATACCTGTGGATCCAGGAGAATACGTGAAGATCGGCGACCCCCTCATGAATCTTGTCCGGGTCGACAGGGTCAAGCTCGTTGCAGCCGTTCCTGAGATGGATGTTCCCTTTGTGAGACTTTCCCAGAAGGTGCGGGTGACACTCGACGCCCTGGGGGGAGAGGCATTTGAGGGAGACATAATCTATCTCTCCCCCAAGGGCGATACCGTCACACGGACCTTTACCATGAAAGTGGCCCTTGACAATCCCTCCTTCCGCATCAAACCGGGGATGATCGGCCGGGTGACCGTGGTGAAGCGGACCTTTCCCAATGCCATCGCCATTCCGCTCTTTGCCGTTCTCGATCGGGGAGACAGGAAGGTGGTTTTTGTCGAGGACCACGGTATCGCAAGGGAACGGACGGTCCGGTTCGGCGTCATCGAGAACAGCCGGATCCAGATCCTCCAAGGTCTTTCACCCGGGGACCGGCTGATTGTCAAAGGCCACAGGGGCCTGAGCGACGGTGACAAGGTGGCTGTTCGGGGAATCGTCCGATGA
- a CDS encoding dipeptide ABC transporter ATP-binding protein produces the protein MTERLLEVENLKQYFPIRGGIFQKTRAYVRAVDGVSFFLNRGESLGLVGESGCGKSTTARAILRLIEPTEGRILFEGRDVRSLSREELRHLRRDMQIVFQDPYASLDPRRSVGQTIGEPLDVFDITSTKAEKTERIAFLLEKVGLQPEHAWRYPHEFSGGQRQRIGIARALALNPKLIIGDEPVSALDVSIQAQIINLLEDIQEEFGLSYIIIAHDLAVVEHICNRIAVMYLGTIVESAQDTELYGNPKHPYTQALLSAVPEPDPDKKKKRIILTGDVPSPVSPPPGCRFHTRCPVREDVCSAEVPELVDVGGEHYVACHLISPPS, from the coding sequence ATGACCGAACGGCTCCTGGAGGTTGAGAACCTGAAGCAGTACTTCCCAATAAGGGGAGGGATCTTTCAGAAGACCCGTGCATACGTGCGGGCCGTGGACGGGGTGAGCTTCTTTCTGAACAGGGGCGAGAGCCTGGGCCTCGTGGGGGAGAGCGGCTGCGGCAAGTCGACCACGGCACGGGCGATCCTCAGGCTCATCGAACCCACCGAGGGAAGGATCCTCTTCGAGGGCAGGGATGTGAGAAGCCTGTCGAGGGAGGAACTCCGACACCTGCGGCGGGACATGCAGATCGTCTTCCAGGATCCCTATGCCTCCCTCGATCCCAGGAGGAGTGTGGGACAGACGATCGGGGAACCCCTCGACGTCTTCGACATCACCTCGACCAAGGCCGAAAAGACCGAGAGGATCGCCTTTCTCCTGGAAAAGGTCGGACTCCAGCCGGAGCATGCCTGGCGGTATCCCCATGAATTCAGCGGGGGCCAGCGGCAGAGAATCGGGATCGCCCGGGCCCTCGCCCTGAACCCGAAGCTCATCATCGGGGACGAACCCGTCTCGGCCCTCGATGTCTCGATCCAGGCCCAGATCATCAATCTCCTGGAAGACATCCAGGAAGAATTCGGCCTCTCCTACATCATCATAGCCCACGATCTGGCGGTCGTCGAACATATCTGCAACAGGATCGCGGTGATGTATCTGGGAACGATCGTGGAGTCTGCACAGGACACGGAGCTCTACGGAAATCCCAAACACCCCTATACCCAGGCTCTGCTTTCGGCCGTGCCCGAACCTGACCCGGACAAAAAGAAGAAAAGGATCATACTGACAGGAGACGTCCCCTCGCCGGTCTCGCCCCCGCCGGGCTGCCGCTTCCACACCCGATGTCCTGTGAGGGAAGACGTCTGCTCTGCCGAGGTGCCTGAACTGGTCGACGTGGGCGGCGAGCACTATGTGGCCTGCCACCTCATATCTCCTCCTTCCTGA
- a CDS encoding ABC transporter ATP-binding protein: MRGPGVGDTILSIKDLKTFFYTYEGVARAVDGISYRLSPGEPLGIVGESGCGKSVSALSILRLVPDPPGRIVEGEIYFREANLLELPYEHMRDIRGNRISMIFQEPMTSLNPVFTVGDQIAEAFRLHQRINRHEALEKSIEMLKKCVSQYPHELSGGMRQRVMIAMALACNPEILIADEPTTALDVTIQAQIIDLMLHLKEEMGMAIILITHDLGIIAETVKRVIVMYAGKIVEEAPTRTIFKTPLHPYTQGLLRSIPRLGDKLRRGRIRLEEIPGVVPSLYDLPPGCRFSTRCRHVMEICTKEEPDLEETEEGHLCRCWLTHEGT; this comes from the coding sequence ATGAGAGGGCCTGGTGTGGGCGATACCATACTCTCCATCAAGGACCTGAAAACCTTTTTTTACACTTACGAAGGCGTGGCCAGGGCTGTGGACGGCATCAGCTACCGGCTGAGTCCGGGAGAACCCCTGGGCATCGTGGGGGAATCGGGCTGCGGCAAGAGCGTTTCCGCCCTCTCCATACTCCGCCTCGTTCCCGATCCTCCCGGCAGGATAGTGGAGGGGGAGATCTACTTCAGAGAGGCCAATCTGCTCGAACTCCCTTACGAACACATGAGGGACATCCGGGGCAACCGGATTTCCATGATCTTTCAGGAGCCTATGACCTCTCTCAACCCGGTCTTCACCGTGGGGGACCAGATCGCCGAGGCATTCCGTCTCCACCAGAGGATCAACCGGCACGAGGCTCTCGAGAAGAGCATCGAGATGCTGAAGAAATGCGTGAGCCAGTACCCCCATGAGTTGAGCGGAGGGATGCGGCAGCGGGTGATGATCGCCATGGCCCTTGCCTGCAACCCCGAGATCCTGATTGCAGACGAACCCACAACAGCCCTGGACGTCACGATTCAGGCCCAGATCATCGATCTCATGCTCCACCTCAAGGAAGAGATGGGGATGGCGATCATCCTGATCACCCACGACCTGGGAATCATCGCCGAGACGGTCAAACGGGTGATCGTCATGTATGCCGGCAAGATCGTCGAGGAAGCCCCGACCCGGACCATCTTCAAGACCCCTCTCCATCCCTATACGCAGGGGCTGCTCCGATCGATTCCCCGGTTGGGAGACAAACTCCGGCGCGGGAGAATCCGCCTGGAGGAGATCCCAGGGGTCGTCCCTTCCCTGTACGACCTTCCTCCAGGATGCAGGTTCTCCACACGGTGCCGCCACGTCATGGAGATCTGTACAAAAGAGGAGCCTGACCTGGAAGAGACCGAGGAAGGCCATCTCTGCCGGTGCTGGCTCACTCACGAAGGAACGTAG
- a CDS encoding ABC transporter permease has protein sequence MFQYVIRRFLLIVPTLWAVVTVVFFLIRTVPGGPAVAALGTYASEEQIRALEHQMGLDKPIMVQYVTFLADLCRGNLGKSLITQRPVIKEIAQALPYTIDLTAAGMILGILMGVPLGIFTALRRNRMPDYLGRVGSLVGISMPEFYLGILLMYVFAVKLNIFPVIGGGDLRDLGSRLYHLVLPAFTLGIIMTAFISRMTRSSMLNVIGEDYVRTARAKGVTEKMVVYKHALRNALIPTTTVIGLYAGILMGGSVLTEIVYSRPGLGKMMVFAVKDRDYMTLQMVIVIFSGAVFLLNLLTDILYSLIDPRIEYR, from the coding sequence ATGTTTCAGTACGTGATTCGCAGATTCCTATTGATCGTTCCCACCCTGTGGGCGGTGGTCACGGTGGTCTTCTTCCTGATCCGCACGGTCCCCGGAGGACCTGCCGTGGCGGCCCTGGGAACCTATGCCAGCGAGGAGCAGATCCGGGCCCTGGAGCACCAGATGGGTCTGGACAAGCCGATCATGGTCCAGTACGTGACGTTTCTCGCCGATCTATGCAGGGGGAACCTGGGCAAATCCCTGATAACCCAGCGGCCGGTCATAAAAGAGATAGCCCAGGCCCTGCCCTATACCATCGATCTCACGGCAGCAGGAATGATCCTGGGCATCCTCATGGGGGTTCCCCTGGGCATCTTCACGGCCCTGAGAAGAAACAGGATGCCCGACTACCTGGGCCGTGTGGGCTCCCTTGTCGGCATCTCCATGCCGGAGTTCTATCTGGGAATCCTCCTCATGTATGTCTTCGCGGTAAAGCTGAATATCTTTCCCGTGATAGGAGGGGGCGACCTCAGGGATTTGGGGAGCCGGCTCTATCATCTCGTCCTTCCGGCCTTCACCCTCGGGATCATCATGACGGCTTTCATCAGTAGAATGACCCGCTCCTCCATGCTCAACGTCATCGGGGAGGACTATGTGAGGACGGCGAGGGCGAAAGGGGTGACGGAAAAGATGGTTGTCTACAAGCACGCCCTGAGAAACGCCCTCATCCCCACGACCACCGTGATCGGGCTCTACGCGGGAATTCTCATGGGCGGCTCGGTGCTCACCGAGATCGTTTACAGTCGTCCCGGGCTGGGCAAGATGATGGTCTTTGCCGTCAAGGACCGAGACTACATGACACTCCAGATGGTGATCGTCATATTCTCCGGGGCCGTCTTTCTGCTCAACCTGCTGACCGATATCCTTTACAGCCTGATCGATCCTCGGATCGAGTACCGCTAG